The sequence TCACTGTTTAAGAAATTTGGATTCTTCTAGAATTTCCTGAGAGGCCAGGTTCTCCAACACCTACAGTCTGGAGCAAAGTATAGcaatgtgttttctttctccaacATATCAGCTCAACCAAATCCCAGGAGAGGAGAACCCCATTTTTCTCCCTTCGGATGCAAAATACGACTGGCTTTTGGCCAAAATCTGGGTGCGTTCCAGTGACTTTCATGTCCACCAGACCATCACACACCTTCTGTGCACACATCTGGTGTCTGAAGTTTTTGGCATCGCCTTGTACCGCCAGCTGCCTGCTGTGCACCCCATTTTCAAGGTACAGCAGCTCCTGCTTcccctgggtggggagggcatCCAGGATATGAGAGCGGAAGGGGGCTGACATTCCCACAGGGGGACTGTGGCTAGGAGTGGGCAGCAGAGGGGGCCCCTGGGAGAGATGTTCTGGGAGTCCATGATGCCCCCCAAGGAAGAAAGCAGCTGGGAGCCCGCTGTTCCTCAGTAtgccctgctgggctgctggGCTGGACCTGGCATGGGCGCCTGGCGGCTAGGGAGTGGAATTTGAAAAGCAAATGAGTTCCCTGTGATCCTTGGCTGATCCTGGTGGCCACCCCTGCTGtcactctccttcctctttctgaaTCCTACCAGCACTGACTGCTGGGGTAACTGCAGGCTAAAATACCTCCATGTGCCCTGTTTTCCTCATCAGTGAAACAGATCAAACTAGTACACCTGCCTCATGGGATGATGGTCTGGATTAGCACAGTTAATAAACTcagcttaaaacagtgcctggggCTGTAATTACACACTATACCAGCGTTGACTTACTGTTTTCAGCAGTATCATCTCTACTGTTAAGCATCAGAGCTGTGCCAGGCCCCCCGCAGTCACTCAGCAGGAAGATCAGCACCCCACCCTTCACTTCCCCATCCCTCGGCAtggtgggctggggagaggctgctggGGTCCCAGAGGCACCTGGTCTGGAGGCCCTGGCCAGGCCCTCTCTgtatcttcctcctcctcccccacccagctgCTGGTGGCACACGTGCGATTCACCATTGCCATCAACACCAAGGCCCGAGAGCAGCTCATCTGCGAGTACGGCCTCTTTGACAAGGTGAGTACCCTCCTTGTCCTTGGGAAAGAGCCCTGCCTGGCAGCCTCCGCCCCCACCTGAGGTCTCGACTGAGGTAGAGGCCTGGGAAGGGTGGAGGCTGGAGGTTGTGCCCAGAGCGCCGCTCCTAGGTTCTCCGGCCAGTCTCTGGCCCCTCCCACCCAGCCAGGGGAGCACTCCTCCCCAGTACACCAGCCTGTCTCCCTGGCAGCAActcccacccctcctctctcctggcctCTGGGACATGGGTGTAGACCCCCTCTGGCAGAGCACTGAAGAAACCCAGGCCCACTAGTACTGCGGCTCCCCACACACCCACCAGCTGCCTGGCTGCCCTCCTGAGGGTGGGAGTTCACCCTCCGCGCTGCAGCTCGGTGTCCCCACTGTGCAAGCCCTTCCGCTGGATCTGGCAAAGGCTCCTCCCCTTAAGGCGCTCCTCGGGCTGCCCTGGGCATTCTCTGCATTAAACATGCCCCCCTACAGGACATGGGTTTGCCCCTCCACGTGCCTGGCCACCCCACTGCCCTTGCACAGGTTCTCATGGATGCGGGGTGAGCTCAGGGGCTGGACAGGAGGGGCGGGGGAGTCTCGGCTCAggccactcccctcccaccccaggccaaCGCCACAGGGGGCGGCGGGCACGTGCAGATGGTGCAGAGAGCCATGCAGGACCTGACCTACGCCTCTCTGTGCTTCCCTGAGGCCATCAAGGCCCGGGGCATGGACAGCAAAGAGGACATCCCCTACTACTTCTACCGGGACGACGGGCTCCTGGTGTGGGAAGCCATCAAGACGTGAGCGGGAGCCGCGCGGTCAGGCGCTGATGCGGGAGGGGAGGCGCGGGGTAGGGGAGGTCCTGAGCCCGGACATTAGGAGTAAGTGGCAGGGTCGCCGATGGGGCGCAGCGTCAGCGTCACACACCTGGCTGGGTCACCCACTGccggctgccccccacccccgagccAGGTTCACGGCCGAGGTGGTGGGCATCTACTACGAGAGTGACCAGGTGGTGGAGGAGGACCACGAGCTGCAGGACTTCGTGAAGGACGTTTACGTGTACGGCATGCGGGGCAGAAAGGCCTCAGGTAGGGCCACGCCTCCCGCCCCCTCTCCCGTCCCCTCTCCCGCCCCTGCTCGGGCCCCCAGGCTCCAGCTGCCCACCAGTTGCCTCCTGCTGGCGTCTCAGAGGTCGAGGCTTCCCTGAGCTACAGCAGGACGCAGGCTGAGctgcgcccggcccctcccccacggAGCCCGGGACGGGGCGGGGCTCAGGGGTCCCAGGGGCGGGGCCTCAGCGCGCTCGTGGCTCCGCCCTAGGCTTCCCCAAGTCGCTCAAGAGCAGGGAGAAGCTGTCCGAGTACCTGACGGTGGTGATCTTCACGGCCTCGGCCCAGCACGCCGCGGTGAACTTCGGCCAGGTGGGCCGGGGGGCCCTCGGAGCCGGGCCTGGTCCGGGCCCTTCCGCccgccctccgccgccgccgtCTTTGCTCCTGCAGGATCCTAGGGCAGCCGCCGGGTGGGCCTGGGATCCGGTCTGCCAGGACGGGTTCCGCCGGCTCGGCCCAGGGCGCTGGCTGTGGGCAGGGGAGATGGGGCGATTGCCCAGCccgaggtgggggtggaggatcCCGGGTGGCTGGGGCGCCCAAGCAGGCGGCCTCCCGGTCAGGCAGGTGTGGGCGTGGCGGGCCGCAGGTGGGCTGGTAGCTGGGCTTCGGGGGCGCCCACGCTCGTTGGTGGCCGTCCCGCAGTACGACTGGTGCTCCTGGATCCCCAACGCTCCCCCGACCATGCGAGCCCCACCGCCCACGGCCAAGGGCGTCGTGACCATCGAGCAGATCGTGGACACGCTGCCCGACCGCGGCCGCTCCTGCTGGCATCTGGGTGCAGTGTGGGCGCTGAGCCAATTCCAGGAAAATGAGGTGAGGCTGGGCAGCATGGGGGACATCCCAGGTCACCCCAAGTTTAACCCATTTTCAACTTTAGGGTTTTGTgactcagggctcaggctggatACATGGGCCAAGAATCCTGACTTCCAAGGCTGGGGGGCCCCAAATGGGCTGGATGTGGCACCAGATCCTCAGGCCTGAGCCTGGACACAGCTCAGGCTGGCAGGACAGGAAAGCACACACAGGCTCTGCTCCACTAATTGTCGCCGGAGGGTGGTGTGTGACCCCCTTCCCCAGCTATTGACTAAGCTTTTCGTGTGGTTTCTCCCTAGCACCCCAGAGGGAACAACTAAGAGTTTCTTGGGTTGTTTCTAGACTCATACTCCTTATTTATCCTAACACCAAATCTGGTTATCTTGGTGGACCGAACCCCTTGGCAGTACCTCAGTGGTTCTTACAATTATGGTACCAGTTTCACCATCTTCAGATGGGTTGGGCATCTAAGTGTTTCGGGGCCTTTGCTGATGTGTTGGTCCCTCACTGGACATGCATATGTGTCACTCCTAGTAGAGGAATTTCTTGGTCAAAGAATATTGAGACAATTGACCTCCACACGCTAAATCCAAAATCTCACATCTTTCCAGCCCTGAAACTGTGTCTTAACAATCCAATAGAGTAGCTTTTAAACAAGATGTCTGGCTTTCATTTGCAGACGTCTGTGAGCATGCAAATGAGCACACCACCCTGACAGGGAACCCACGCCTTCCGACTCCCCCACAGgcctgcctctgccctccctctgcccctgtgTGCCTGGAGCCCAGATGGCAAGTGGGAGTGCTGTATAGGGTGGCCCACCCAGGCCACCAGGGCCACATGCCCACCACAGCTAGGACCACCAGCAGCGTCCACATTCACCTGCATCATCTCATAGTCACTCGGCAGCCAGGCAGTTATTTTTCCCACTAGTCCATGAAGCCCAGGCTTTCCTCGGGGAAAGCAGGTTGGAGGCGGCATTTGCCTTCTCGGGGCAGCAGAGGGCGGAAACGGGGAGGTGAACAGATGCTCCCTCCCTGACCTCCCAACTGGTGgcccctgggggtgggagaggcttGTCAGTTCAGACTGGTGACAGATTAACCTGTCTGTCTGTGCCTGGGCCCTCAGCTGTTCCTGGGCATGTACCCAGAAGAGCATTTCATCGAGAAGCCTGTGAAGGAGGCCATGGCCCGATTCCGCAAGAACCTTGAGGTCATTGTCAGCATGATCGCTGAGCGCAACAAGAACAAGAAGCTGCCATATTACTATTTGTCTCCAGACCGGATTCCCAACAGCGTGGCCATCTGAGCACACCTGCACTGGTCCCACTGTGGGAGGGCAGCTGCTCCAGCCCTGTGGACTCCAGCCTGCCTGGCAGGCTCTCTGGTCAGGCCTCCTGGCAGCTCACTTTCCCTGTGAGGCTAGTGCATTTCCCTGTTTACCCCCCAATCTTTAGGGAATCCCATAGTTTGATCAAGGTGTGTAAGCACTGCAGGGACCCCTCCTGTACAGAGCAAAACTGTGCAGCCTCCTCCCCACACGCAGCTCAGCCCTTCCACAACAGGCAGCAGCAGCAAATCAGGACCACTGGTAGATGGTTGTTCTTGTTGGAGACCTGGGATGATTATTTTCTGTCCTATTTATGCCTAGTCCAATTTCTTATGTGCAGTAGGTACCCAAATAGATTCTTATTGAGTGAATTTACGAATTAgttgtcataaaaataaaaaggttcatTTAAAACAGGTCTCATTCCATATGCTATGTCCTAATCACCCTAAATAGCTcactgacccccccccccaacacacacatgtactggaaaaaaaaaaccatcatcaCTGTGATTTCATCTGAGCAAAAGCCTCCCCACCCAAGTCTGGATAGAAGGtgctttttccctcttcttttaccATGCAGCTCCTACTCTTTCTTCAGAACACATCCCAGTTGCCACTGCCTCCTGGAGGGCACCCTTGGATGCCCAGATAGAGTTTGTCTCTCCCCAGAGCTTTGTCTGAACCTCTGTTGTTGCCTGccgggagttagctacactctcagcaaaacaggtcccaggcaggatcgtcgcaagagatttggaaataatagaaatagagaaataatagagacagagaaataacCAAGACATAGACAAAGTATAAGTGATGGGGGAGCCAGGGGTCCTCCAGAATTCCCGTGGGCTGTGAGGCCCTGAGTGAAGTCCCGCATCAGTTGATTGGTGCAGTAATTAGTTGTAGTGGTTATAGATTTATGTGTATAGGTAATTTGTTTAGGTTTTAAGTCTCCCCAAAAGTttctagagatcccttaattaactctatctacatGGACAAACGGTTACAATTTTTTAAGATAAACTTCTAAGCCCTAAGATAAAACTGTCAATTAGCAGAAAAGCTAAACAGAAACATAGAggctatatatttctttatctagtttcttATTAACGAGACAAgtggtcaggagtgaagcaggaactgtccttGAGGCTAACTGGCTTTAGCTGCAGGTGTCCACTGGGCTGGCATTCTTTAATCAGTCCTTAACCTGTGACCACATGCCAAGCTCTGTCTTACGTAAGCATCAGGCGCTGGCCTCCAGGTCTCGAGATGGGTGTCACCTTGCCTATGCCTCTGACTGGTGAGATGCCCTCCTGTGTTTAGGCAGCTTTTGGTCTGTAAACTAACACGTTCACAGATTCCTTTCAGACAAAGCCCTGAGAAACTTCTGAAACCTTTTATGTCCCTTATCTTCCAACAGTTGCCCTCCCTTGTAGTTTCTCCCTTGGGAGGGGAGCCCTGGAAGGCCAGGGGACCCACCCTATTTATTTCTGTGCCTCAGGCTGGTCGAGGGCTGGCATCAGGCACAAGCACTCAGCTGCTCCCTCATCTCCCTCCTGGCTGGGCACCTCACTGGCAAATATCAGGCATTGTCTTGGGAGCTGGGGGCTTGTTTTCTCCTGAAAAAGTGTTTTTAACATGACTTACAAAAATGCATTCTCTTTCCCCCCGGGCCGAGAAGCAGAGCCAGCGCTAAGCTTGGGCACGGTGACCCCTCACCCTTCCTACTCACATGCCCAACTCACAGCCCCCCTAGCCCTGGCTTCAGAATCACGGCAACAGGGTCTCCAGTGTTTCTGGAAGGTGCTCCTGATGTGGTAGGCCTGCAGCTCAATGTCTAGGTAAAAGGCTTATTTCTACCAGGGCTAACATGGCATAGAAGGAGGTGTGCATGTGTTTCTGAGCCCACAAAGCCCTTGGAGAAAACTTGACTGTTGGAATGAGTACAGCCCCTTACTGCTCCAGACTTCCTACCATCCCTCTGAGAATTGCCCACCATGTTTGTGAATGACCTTCAGGACAGATGCCATAAATATATGGCCATGGTAGAGGCATTCCGCTCCACACTACTGTTTGTCCCCAGACCAGATTCCCAACTCTGAGAACCTACACACCAATTTTTAGAACCCACAAGGCCATGTGGTcaaggaggagggggcaggaaggaatAGGAGTAGGCAGGTGCTGCTGCAGGTGTGGCACcagcaaaaagagaaagagaagtaagGATTGGTATAAAGGGCTTCGGACTACAGAGCTCGTCAGAAGTAGTCTCACTCCAACCAATGGGAAGTCCTCAAACAAAAGTCACCATTACAGAAATACTGCATCTGGACGGAATGGCAATAGCGGTCTTGGCATGAATGTCACAGTGGATCCAAAGGTGAGGCAGCTAAGGCTGTCTGTCAGTTATGTTCTCTGCAGCTGGTCATCCTGGTTCCCTGCACCTGGGTATCTAAGTAGCACAGCTCCATTGCTCCCACAGGAGAGGGAGAGTCCCAAATTCTGTGCATAGACTGTCCAAACCTCTGGCTGACTCCTAAGACACACATACATGGAGCAAACCGCAAACAGCCTGATTTAGGATAAAACAACCTAtgttagtctgtttgtgctgctataacaaaatacctgagactagaTAATtcctaaagaagagaaatttatttctcacagttctggaggttagaaatcGAAGATCAAATCAGTAGGTTTagtgtctagtgagggctcagtctctgcttccaagaagaCACCTTTTCCTCACagagcagaagggaaaaaaaggatgaatactctctgaagcctcttttataggggcattaatccattcatgagggctcaagacttaatcacttccccaaagacCCCACTTCCTAAGAACATCACCTTGAGGTTTAACTTCCAACATATGATTTTAGGAGGGACACATATATTCAAAACATATTATAGCACAACCAAACTGAGATTTGAGCTTTCAGAGTTTCCAGTGTAAGTTAATTGTTtgcctgaaaagaaaaaaaatccctctttgGAGGAATATAACAGAATTCAGAATCTCTACAAAATAACATTCATCATAGTCAGCACATAATCTAAAATTATCCAACATACCAAGAATCAGGAAAATGTGACCTACTCTCAAATGATAATTAACAAAGACCAATCACAAGATGACCCAGCTGTTGGAATTAGCAATCATTTTAATGCAGCTTTTATATCTGTGCTCAGTGAGTTAAAGGAAATATGCTCCAATTTATGAAAGGATAGGAAAtctcagcaaaaaaagaaaaaaacaaaagaaaaaacccctatgcaatgtaaaaaaaaaaaaaaaaaaaaaaggaggaggaggaggagaaggaagaggagaagaaccaaatggaaattctagaactaaaaaatatctaggaaaaaaatagttaaatgggCTTAATAGCAGAACAGAGATGtcagagcaaagagaaaactTGAAgtcaatcccattattgggcatctacccagaagaacaaaagtcattctataaaaaagacacctgcacccgaatgtttatagcagcacaattcacaattgcaaagatgtggaaacaacccaaatacccatcaattcatgaatggattagcaaaatgtggtatatgtataccatggaatattactcagctattagaaataatggcgatatggcatctctttggttctcctggagagagttggaacccattctattaagtgaagtatcccaagaatggaaaaacaagcatcacatgtactcaccagcaaactggtttccctgagtgcacatttgggaataacaccaattgggtatcggacagaggtgggggctgggggaagggatgggtgtatacctacttgatgagtgcgatgcacactgcctggggaatggatactcttgaagttctgactgggggggatgggggtggggggaggggatgggtgcacacctacttgatgagtgcgatgtgcactgtctagggaatggacacacttgaagctcagactcgggggggatggggggcatgggcaatatatataacctgaacttttgtacccccataatgagctggaaaaaaaaaaaaacagagatgacCCAACCTAAAGTACAGagatcatttcttcttttcttttttttattttcaactgcCTCATTTTGAGaagcagataatttctttttaatgaacagAGCCAGAGAGAGGTATGggacaatataaaaaaatttaagatacaTATAATTGGAGTGTTGGAAGAAGAGGGGATGTGAAAGAGAATGAggcagaatatttgaaaaaaatcaaggccaAAATTTCCctaaatttggtgaaagacataaatttaaaGCTTCAAGAAACTCAGCCAAacccaagcagaataaatacaaagaaaaccataccTACATACTTCAGAGTCAAACTGTTGTAATAGAAACCagagttaaagagaaaaatcttaaaagcagtgaCACTCAGAATACAATAGAACAAAAATGTGAATTACAGCTGACTTTTCATCAGAAagtgtgggggaagggcaaaATACAACGGAgcagtatttttaaagcattgaaagaaaagaaaaccaccaacGCAGGATTCTGTAACCAGCAACGATATCCTTCAAGAAcgaaaacaggccgggcgcggtggctcacgcctgtaatcctagcactctgggaggccgaggcgggtggattgctcaaggtcaggagttcgagaccagcctgagcgagaccccgtctctactaaaaaatagaaagacattatatggacaactaaaaatctatatagaaaaaattagccgggcatagtggcgcatgcctatagtcccagctactcgggaggctgaggcagtaggatcgcttaagccgaggagtctgaggttgctgtgagctaagctgacgccacggcactcactctagcctgggcaacaaagtgagactctgtctcaaccaaaaaaaaaaaaaaaaaagaacgaaaaCAAAATAGATTTCCAGTAAAACAAAACTAAGATAATCTATCACCAGTATATCTGcactacaaacaaacaaaaaaaaaagctaaaggaaCATCTTCAGGCTGAAGGGAAGTGATATTAGATGGAAATTCAGATCctcagaaaggaatgaagaatattagaaatggtaaatatttggtaaatatagaagatttttctccctcttaatttctttaaaatatatatgactatTTAAAGCCAATATTATGACATTTTCATGTGGCATTTATAATTCATGTAAAGGTACTACATATGAAGACAgcataaaaaacaataaatggctACTAAATTGACTTATTTAGTTACACAGTTTCTACATTTTATATCAAGTGGTACAATATTAATTTTAGGTAGCTTGTGAAAATTTAAGAAGGTAGATTATAATCACTAGAGGAACCACTAAAATTATTGTAAAGAAATATGGCTAAAAAGCAATAGATGACTtaaaatgaattctaaaaatacctaaataatgaaaaggcaggaaaagagaaacagaaaaacagaggTAAAAACAGCAAATAATATAATGGTAGACATAGATTCAACCTTTAATGATAGTTATATCAAATGTTAATGGACTAAAAGCTCTAACTAAAAGAAAGAGATTATCAGAATGGATCTAAAAAAATCAATACCCAACAACATGCTATATACAGGATAAACATTATAAATTCAtagaatcagaatttttttctgtaagatattttaggttttgcaggccacaaacaatgtttcattttttctaaaacaaccctttaaaaatataaaacacattccTCACTCAAGAGGCTTACAAAAAACAGGATATGAGCTATATGTGGTCAGTAGTCTGGAGTTTTCTGGCCCCTGATATAGAGAGACAGATAAGATTtgtgaatggcaaataagcacatggaaagatgctcaacatcattagtcattaggaaaatgcaaattaaaaccacaatggcaTACAACTGCACATCTGCAAGAACACCTAAAATCGGAAtgactgacaacaccaaatgttggcaaggatatgaagTACCTGGCACCTCATACATcatgttgggaatgtaaaatggtactcCTGCTTTGGAAAAAcatctggcagtttcttatagaATTAAACATATCCCTACCTCCTCTGAACCAGCATTCCATTCCTACGTatttatttacccaagagaaaggaaaatgtatgtccacaaaaatagttgtacaaaaatattcttaGCAGTTTTACTCATAATGGCCCACAACTGGAAACAGTTCAAATATCCCGTGGTAAGAACATGGATGAAGAGAAGCAGAGTCAtccaacggaatattattcaaaaataaaaaggaacaagctaACTGACAGAATggcatgggtgaatctcaaaaacattatgccaacTGAAAGAACCCTTACaccaaaagtataaaattaagtTCTGGGACAGGCTAAAACCAATCTACGATAGAAAAAAGATCAGAACAGGTGTTTGCTTTTGATGGGATAGGGACGGGGTGACTGGAGAAGGGGAATCAAGACATCTTCAGGATTGAGATAATGTTCTGCATTTTTATAGGGTGTTGGGTTGCAtaggtacatttgtcaaaattcatcaaatggtacccttaatatttatgcactttactgtatgtaaatattgtctaaaaatgacaaaaaatcataaacaaataTTGAGTTCTAGTTAATGACATGCAGACTGAAATAGTTGGGGTGAAGTATATTTATGGCTACAATTTACTCTGAAATGcataaaaacaaaagctgatgGATGAACAAAGTGATGAATAGACAGGGTGAAGAGATCTGCAGTAAAGCACATAGAGCAAATGTTAATTGTAGAATCTAGGGCATATGTATTCTCACTTCAGTAGGCAAgtgataaactgtggtacatcctgACAATGAAATATGCagtgctaaaaataaatgagctaccaagccatGAAAAGCCATGGAAGAATCTTAACTGTATATtagtaagtaaaagaagccaatctgaaaaggctgcatactatatgattccaaagACTGATgatgttctggaaaaggcaaaactatggagacagtaaaaaagttgtcaggggttggggcagggggagggatgaataggtggagcacacaggatttttagggcagtgaaactactctgtgtgatactgtaatggtggatgaGGTCACAATACATTTGCCCAAACCGATAGAATGCACACCGCCAAGAGTGAATCCTAAATCATGGACTTTGAATGATGAtcatgtgtcaatgtaggttcatggATTGTAACGAGTAttaccactctggtggggatgCTGACAATGGGGAGGCTGTGGGCgtgggggggtgggcagaggcatatgaaaaatctctgtaccttcctcccAATTTTGGtgcaaacctaaaactgctttaaaaaaataaatcttttaaaaaaataaacttacaaatTGCACATATATGTCACTTATATAAGAACAGAGAGTTAATATCCTTACATTATAATTTCAtgtaaaactacaaagaaaaatccAAGAGAAATGGCCAAGACATGAACATTCACAGGAgcagaaatgggcaaaagatgttCAATCTCACTTACCTGAGAAATACAAAGTGAAACCTCAAGGAGATACAAAGAAATAACAGTCATTTgaggaaaaagtttttaaatggtaACACGTGATATGGATGTAAAGAAAGAGATGCATATTCTCACAGTAGGAAGGTAAGTGAATCACTTTGAAGGTCAGTTTTGCAACTTAGAAGTGAAATGCATCTACCCCTTTTTTTCTACTTCTAGAAGTTTATCTTCAGAACTGGCCTCCTTTTCACACACATACCCAAGTATACAAAGATAAATGTCACGGATGTGAATTGCAGCCTCATTTCTAATAATATCAAAACTTAGTAATGAACCTAAAAATCTATATCAATAAGGATTTAAATAAATCATGCATTAGTTAGAAAGGTATATGCCTATGTTCtaacacagaaaatattaaactGGTTGTTAGATGAAAAAAACAAGCTGCAAAGTGATAAGTGATTGCTGTAAGCAaatgcattttatgtattttcatatatatgcaacactttgtatatttttacatacataaGTGTAATGCCTCCAACTGCATGATTATGGCTCTGTGAGCAGGATCTTGTAAcagagccccagccctggccttc comes from Eulemur rufifrons isolate Redbay chromosome 28, OSU_ERuf_1, whole genome shotgun sequence and encodes:
- the ALOX5 gene encoding polyunsaturated fatty acid 5-lipoxygenase isoform X1, which produces MPSYTVTVATGSQWFAGTDDYIYLSLVGSAGCSEKHLLDKPFYNDFERGAVDSYDVTVDEELGEIQLVRIEKRKYWLHDDWYLKYLTLKTPFGDYIEFPCYRWITGEGEIVLRDGRARLARDDQIHILKQHRRKELETRQKQYRWMEWNPGFPLSIDAKCHKDLPRDIQFDSEKGVDFVLNYSKAMENLFINRFMHMFQSSWSDFADFEKIFVKISNTISERVMKRWQEDDMFGYQFLNGCNPVLIRRCTQLPEKLPVTTEMVECSLERELSLEQEVQQGNIFIVDFELLDGIDANKTDPCTLQFLAAPICLLYKNLANKIVPIAIQLNQIPGEENPIFLPSDAKYDWLLAKIWVRSSDFHVHQTITHLLCTHLVSEVFGIALYRQLPAVHPIFKLLVAHVRFTIAINTKAREQLICEYGLFDKANATGGGGHVQMVQRAMQDLTYASLCFPEAIKARGMDSKEDIPYYFYRDDGLLVWEAIKTFTAEVVGIYYESDQVVEEDHELQDFVKDVYVYGMRGRKASGFPKSLKSREKLSEYLTVVIFTASAQHAAVNFGQYDWCSWIPNAPPTMRAPPPTAKGVVTIEQIVDTLPDRGRSCWHLGAVWALSQFQENELFLGMYPEEHFIEKPVKEAMARFRKNLEVIVSMIAERNKNKKLPYYYLSPDRIPNSVAI